Proteins encoded within one genomic window of Spiribacter curvatus:
- a CDS encoding TRAP transporter small permease subunit → MLQIIHTIDRFTTWVGRSFAWLILLMAFGMGYEVVSRYLFNAPTAWAYDMSYILYGTLFMVGGAYTLSRNAHVRGDFLYRLWKPRTQAAVELTLYFLFFFPGILALVFSGWKYASRSWQYLETSTFSPAGIPIFHFKTMMVVGAVLLLIQGIAQVCRCLVCLRTGEWPADVKDVTELEDQLLESGGEGYADNALDTAPDTGGNER, encoded by the coding sequence ATGCTCCAGATCATCCACACGATTGATCGATTCACCACCTGGGTTGGGCGTAGTTTCGCCTGGCTGATTCTGCTCATGGCCTTCGGAATGGGGTATGAGGTGGTGTCACGTTATCTCTTCAATGCGCCGACGGCCTGGGCCTACGACATGTCGTATATCCTCTACGGCACGCTGTTCATGGTTGGCGGGGCATACACGCTTTCGCGCAATGCGCATGTCCGAGGTGACTTTCTCTATCGGCTCTGGAAGCCACGGACCCAGGCTGCTGTCGAGTTGACGCTTTATTTTCTGTTCTTTTTTCCAGGCATCCTCGCGCTGGTGTTCTCCGGCTGGAAATACGCTTCCCGCTCCTGGCAGTACCTGGAGACGAGTACCTTTTCACCGGCCGGGATTCCAATCTTCCATTTCAAGACGATGATGGTGGTGGGTGCCGTGCTGCTTCTGATTCAAGGCATTGCCCAGGTCTGCCGCTGCCTCGTTTGCCTTCGCACCGGTGAATGGCCCGCCGACGTCAAGGACGTGACCGAATTGGAAGATCAGCTTCTCGAGAGTGGCGGTGAGGGTTACGCGGACAACGCTTTGGACACCGCACCTGACACGGGAGGCAATGAACGATGA
- the tpx gene encoding thiol peroxidase, producing MTTITRRGETVHINGDLPAVGSPAPDFKLTRKDLSDVSLADYAGLRKVLSIVPSLDTPTCAMSARQFNQRAAALENTVVLNISADLPFAMARFCEIEGIEAVEALSMMRDRRFATDYGILQVDGPMAGLTARAVLVLDTHDVVVYRDLVPEIRQEPDYDAALAALESAG from the coding sequence ATGACCACGATTACCCGACGCGGCGAGACCGTGCATATCAATGGTGACCTGCCGGCCGTGGGCAGCCCGGCCCCGGATTTCAAACTGACCCGTAAGGACCTGAGCGACGTCTCCCTGGCGGACTACGCCGGCCTGCGCAAGGTACTCAGCATTGTCCCCAGCTTGGATACACCGACCTGCGCGATGTCCGCGCGGCAGTTCAACCAGCGCGCGGCGGCGCTCGAGAACACCGTGGTGCTCAACATCTCCGCCGACTTGCCCTTTGCCATGGCGCGGTTCTGCGAGATCGAGGGCATCGAGGCCGTTGAGGCTCTGTCGATGATGCGCGACCGACGCTTTGCCACCGACTACGGCATCCTTCAGGTCGATGGCCCAATGGCGGGCCTCACCGCCCGCGCGGTCTTGGTGCTGGACACCCATGATGTCGTGGTCTACCGCGATCTTGTCCCCGAAATCCGCCAGGAGCCGGATTACGACGCGGCCCTGGCGGCACTCGAGTCGGCGGGCTGA
- the acnA gene encoding aconitate hydratase AcnA has product MTNSYNARGTLDVKGKQYEIYRLDALRDQYDIDRLPFSLKVLLENQLRKEDGQNIGPEQIKGICEWDPNGGPGEQVSFMPARVVLQDFTGVPAVVDLAAMRDAMKRLGGDPNLINPLEPADLVIDHSVMVDHFGTAGALDLNSKIEFKRNEERYKFLRWGQKAFSNFRVVPPGTGIVHQVNLEYLAKTVFTKETETGTLAYPDTLVGTDSHTTMVNGLGVLGWGVGGIEAEAAMLGQPITMLVPEVIGFRLSGELREGATATDLVLTVTEKLRKKGVVGKFVEFFGDGLDNLPLADRATIGNMAPEYGATCGIFPIDSETIEYLRVSGRDEETIDLVEAYAREQGMWRETGSREAEYTDVVELDLGEVEPSIAGPRRPQDRIPLTNAKPAFLEYLEEELTARGVMPDAEEARFEGEGGSTATGNAMWHEKGAVKVNYADQEFMLKHGDVVIAAITSCTNTSNPAVLVAAGLVAKKAHERGLTTKPWVKTSFAPGSQVVPAYLGEAGLMEPLQALGFDVVGFGCTTCIGNSGPLPEPVSEAIREGDLNVAGVLSGNRNFEGRIHPDVPANYLASPPLVVAYALAGSVARDISSEPIDVDRDGHPVYLKDIWPSQKEIADVIEEHINSKMYREQYANVFEGSQTWRELPAPEGEIYEWPDSSYVRNPPYFEGMDMEPGDISEIKQARCLVKVGDSITTDHISPAGAIKADSPAGEYLRSLGILPQDFNSYGSRRGNHEVMMRGTFANVRLKNELAPGTQGSWTTYFPTGEQTSIYDAAMRYKEQGTPLVVLAGKEYGTGSSRDWAAKGTALLGVRFVIAESYERIHRSNLVGFGVVPLQFAEGEDAESLGLTGEETFSVGSLDTEPSTVTVRAVTPDGEVKSFQAKVRIDTPTEWSYFRNGGILHYVLRDLAQRSHQAA; this is encoded by the coding sequence ATGACCAATAGCTACAATGCCCGCGGAACGCTGGACGTTAAGGGTAAGCAGTACGAGATCTACCGACTCGACGCGCTCAGGGATCAATACGACATTGATCGGCTGCCGTTCTCGCTCAAGGTGCTGCTCGAGAACCAGCTGCGCAAGGAAGACGGCCAGAACATCGGCCCGGAGCAGATCAAGGGGATTTGTGAATGGGACCCGAATGGTGGCCCTGGCGAGCAGGTCTCCTTCATGCCCGCGCGGGTTGTGCTCCAGGACTTCACCGGCGTGCCGGCAGTGGTGGATCTGGCCGCCATGCGCGATGCGATGAAGCGTCTCGGCGGCGACCCCAACCTGATCAATCCACTTGAGCCGGCGGATCTGGTCATCGACCATTCGGTCATGGTGGATCACTTCGGAACCGCCGGCGCACTCGATCTCAACAGCAAGATCGAGTTCAAGCGCAACGAAGAGCGCTACAAGTTCCTGCGCTGGGGCCAGAAGGCCTTCTCGAACTTCCGGGTCGTACCGCCGGGGACGGGCATCGTCCATCAGGTCAACCTCGAATACCTCGCCAAGACGGTGTTCACCAAGGAAACCGAGACCGGCACCCTCGCCTACCCCGATACGCTGGTCGGCACCGACTCCCACACCACAATGGTCAATGGGCTCGGTGTGCTCGGTTGGGGCGTCGGCGGCATCGAGGCCGAGGCGGCCATGCTCGGTCAGCCGATCACCATGCTCGTCCCCGAGGTCATCGGTTTCCGGCTGAGCGGTGAGCTGCGCGAGGGTGCAACCGCCACTGACCTGGTGTTGACTGTCACCGAGAAGCTCCGCAAGAAGGGCGTGGTCGGCAAGTTCGTCGAGTTCTTCGGCGATGGGCTCGATAATCTACCCCTCGCTGACCGGGCGACCATCGGCAACATGGCGCCGGAGTACGGGGCCACCTGCGGTATCTTCCCCATCGACAGCGAGACCATCGAATATCTCCGGGTCTCCGGCCGCGATGAAGAAACCATTGATCTGGTCGAGGCCTATGCCCGGGAACAGGGCATGTGGCGCGAGACGGGATCCCGCGAGGCTGAGTACACCGATGTGGTCGAACTCGATCTGGGCGAGGTTGAGCCCAGCATTGCCGGACCGCGGCGCCCCCAGGACCGCATCCCACTGACCAACGCCAAACCGGCCTTCCTCGAGTATCTCGAAGAGGAGCTCACCGCCCGCGGCGTCATGCCCGATGCCGAAGAGGCCCGGTTCGAGGGCGAAGGTGGCTCCACAGCCACCGGCAACGCAATGTGGCACGAAAAGGGCGCCGTCAAGGTGAACTACGCCGACCAGGAGTTCATGCTCAAACACGGCGACGTCGTGATCGCCGCGATCACCTCCTGCACGAACACCTCCAATCCGGCGGTGCTGGTCGCCGCTGGCCTGGTGGCGAAAAAGGCTCATGAGCGCGGTCTGACCACTAAACCCTGGGTAAAGACCTCGTTCGCACCCGGCTCCCAGGTGGTGCCCGCCTATCTCGGCGAGGCGGGTCTGATGGAGCCGCTCCAGGCGCTCGGCTTTGATGTCGTCGGGTTTGGCTGCACGACCTGCATCGGCAACTCCGGCCCCCTGCCGGAGCCGGTCAGTGAAGCCATCCGGGAGGGCGATCTGAATGTTGCTGGCGTGCTCTCAGGCAACCGCAACTTCGAGGGTCGGATCCATCCGGATGTGCCCGCCAACTATCTGGCATCGCCGCCGCTGGTGGTTGCCTACGCCCTGGCCGGCAGCGTCGCCAGGGACATCTCCAGCGAGCCGATCGATGTCGACCGCGATGGTCATCCGGTCTACCTGAAGGATATCTGGCCGAGTCAGAAGGAAATCGCCGACGTCATCGAGGAGCACATCAACTCGAAGATGTATCGCGAGCAGTACGCCAATGTCTTCGAGGGATCGCAGACCTGGCGCGAACTCCCCGCTCCGGAAGGCGAGATCTATGAGTGGCCAGATTCGAGCTATGTCCGCAACCCGCCCTACTTCGAGGGCATGGACATGGAGCCCGGCGACATCTCCGAGATCAAGCAGGCCCGCTGCCTGGTCAAGGTCGGCGACTCCATCACCACCGACCATATCTCGCCAGCCGGCGCGATCAAGGCCGACAGCCCGGCGGGCGAGTATCTGCGCTCACTCGGCATTCTGCCGCAGGACTTCAACAGCTACGGCTCACGGCGTGGCAACCATGAGGTCATGATGCGGGGCACCTTCGCCAACGTTCGGCTCAAAAACGAGCTCGCCCCCGGGACTCAGGGGAGCTGGACGACGTACTTCCCCACCGGCGAACAGACCTCCATTTACGATGCCGCGATGCGCTACAAGGAGCAGGGCACGCCACTGGTGGTGCTGGCTGGCAAGGAGTACGGCACCGGCTCGAGTCGTGACTGGGCGGCCAAGGGAACGGCCCTGCTGGGCGTGCGATTCGTGATCGCCGAGAGCTATGAGCGCATCCACCGCTCCAACCTGGTGGGCTTCGGTGTTGTGCCGCTCCAGTTTGCCGAGGGTGAGGATGCCGAGAGCCTCGGCCTTACCGGTGAGGAGACCTTCAGCGTTGGCAGTCTCGACACCGAGCCTTCAACAGTGACGGTCCGCGCAGTGACACCGGATGGCGAGGTCAAGAGCTTCCAGGCGAAGGTCCGTATCGACACGCCCACCGAGTGGAGCTACTTCCGTAACGGCGGCATCCTGCACTACGTCCTGCGGGATCTGGCTCAGCGCAGCCACCAGGCCGCCTGA
- a CDS encoding TRAP transporter large permease: MTDPQIGILMLGVFILSIFLGFPIAFTLMALGIAFGYFAYFEPGRMWRAYDRLVEQGAEGWEVWQAYLEGFLNNRIFDLFVNQTYSVMANEVLTAVPLFLFMGYIVERSNIVERLFSTLYIAARRVPGAMGVAALITCTLFATATGIVGAVVTLMGLLALPAMLNARYNNAFASGVICAGGTLGILIPPSIMLIVYAAATGTSIVRLYAGALFPGLLLAGLYISYIVIRSILQPSVAPKPTDDEVGDVPYSRLLLMILTSFVPLAVLILAVLGSILFGLATPTEAASAGALGGLALSAIYRALTWDKLRDSVYLTLKTTAMVCWLFVGSWTFSSVFSYLGGEHLITEFVVGLDLNTITFLILAQLIIFLLGWPLEWSEIIIIFVPIFLPLLDIFGVDPLFFGILVALNLQTSFLTPPMAMSAYYLKGIAPPSVNLVDIFRGCMPFLFFVLVAMVVLYVFPQIVFWLPDTVYG, translated from the coding sequence ATGACCGATCCTCAAATCGGGATCCTGATGTTAGGGGTCTTCATCCTCTCGATCTTTCTGGGGTTTCCCATCGCCTTTACGCTGATGGCGCTGGGTATCGCCTTCGGCTATTTTGCTTATTTTGAGCCAGGCCGGATGTGGCGTGCCTATGACCGCCTGGTGGAGCAGGGCGCTGAGGGCTGGGAAGTCTGGCAGGCCTATCTTGAAGGATTTCTGAACAACCGCATTTTCGATTTATTCGTCAACCAGACCTATTCGGTCATGGCGAACGAAGTGCTGACGGCGGTGCCCCTGTTTCTGTTCATGGGCTATATCGTCGAACGCTCCAACATCGTGGAGCGCCTGTTCTCCACGCTTTATATCGCGGCGCGACGAGTGCCCGGCGCCATGGGCGTTGCAGCGCTTATCACCTGTACGCTCTTCGCGACTGCGACCGGTATCGTCGGCGCGGTTGTGACATTGATGGGATTGCTGGCGCTACCGGCGATGCTCAATGCGCGTTACAACAACGCATTCGCATCGGGCGTCATTTGTGCCGGTGGTACCCTGGGGATCCTCATTCCACCGTCGATCATGCTGATTGTTTACGCAGCGGCAACGGGCACGTCGATCGTGCGGCTTTACGCCGGAGCGCTCTTCCCGGGACTGCTGCTGGCTGGCCTGTATATCAGCTATATCGTCATACGGAGTATTCTTCAGCCGTCGGTGGCGCCGAAGCCAACCGATGACGAGGTTGGGGACGTGCCATACAGCAGGCTACTGCTGATGATCCTGACGTCCTTTGTGCCCCTCGCGGTGCTCATCCTGGCCGTCCTCGGCTCAATCCTATTCGGTCTGGCCACGCCAACCGAGGCCGCTTCGGCAGGCGCGCTGGGTGGGCTGGCGCTATCAGCGATCTATCGGGCGCTAACCTGGGATAAACTGCGGGATTCGGTTTATCTCACCCTCAAGACGACGGCCATGGTGTGCTGGCTTTTTGTGGGGTCCTGGACATTCTCGTCGGTATTTTCCTATCTGGGTGGCGAGCATCTCATCACAGAATTCGTGGTCGGGCTCGACCTTAATACCATTACTTTCCTGATCCTCGCTCAGCTGATCATTTTCCTGCTCGGGTGGCCGCTCGAGTGGTCAGAGATCATCATCATATTCGTGCCGATCTTCCTGCCGTTGCTGGATATTTTCGGCGTCGATCCGCTGTTCTTCGGGATCCTGGTGGCGCTTAACCTGCAGACCTCATTCCTGACGCCACCGATGGCGATGTCGGCCTATTACCTCAAGGGGATTGCGCCACCGTCTGTGAATCTAGTGGACATTTTCAGAGGCTGTATGCCATTCCTCTTCTTTGTGCTCGTCGCGATGGTGGTGCTTTACGTGTTCCCGCAAATCGTCTTCTGGCTTCCGGATACTGTTTATGGTTGA
- a CDS encoding amidase, whose protein sequence is MARHLADGALSSETVTKACLARIEAIEPSVHAWAHYDPQQALMQAKEADRRRAMGLPLGPLHGVPIGLKDIIDARGMPTENGTSLDAGQRPTQDATLTQRLRNAGAVIVGKTVTSELAYFHPGPTTNPHDPARTPGGSSSGSAAAVAAGMVPFAVGTQTNGSVIRPASYCGVIGYKPSFGSVPRTGVLKAAQSLDQVGFFARSVEDVALAATVMGPDGQDRDCGLNPGPLLDTALSAPPVTPDIAMVHTPFSERLEPATTEGFAELVDLLGEHGTEAALPDLFGRSAGWLATIMASEMTRNLGHYAERDTDQLSDAFGALMDQGRSIAAVDYLAARDMQPVLREALDPLFERFDAIITPAAPGEAPADLSTTGDPIFCSLWSLCGLPAITLPLLTGPNDMPVGIQLVGAYGQDARLLRTARWLLLQCSPDEETGP, encoded by the coding sequence ATGGCGAGGCATTTGGCCGATGGTGCGTTGAGCAGCGAAACGGTTACCAAAGCCTGTCTGGCACGGATCGAGGCCATAGAGCCAAGTGTGCACGCGTGGGCCCATTATGACCCGCAGCAGGCGCTCATGCAGGCAAAAGAGGCCGATCGCCGGCGCGCAATGGGTTTGCCCCTCGGCCCACTCCACGGGGTTCCAATCGGCCTCAAGGACATCATTGATGCGCGTGGAATGCCGACCGAAAACGGCACCTCACTGGATGCGGGGCAACGCCCTACCCAGGATGCGACGCTGACACAGCGGCTCCGTAATGCGGGCGCGGTGATTGTGGGTAAGACCGTCACCAGTGAACTGGCGTACTTTCATCCCGGACCCACGACGAATCCTCACGATCCAGCACGTACGCCGGGTGGATCATCGAGCGGCTCCGCGGCGGCGGTTGCGGCCGGCATGGTGCCATTCGCCGTCGGTACTCAGACGAATGGCTCAGTCATACGCCCGGCCTCATACTGCGGCGTGATTGGGTATAAGCCAAGCTTCGGCTCGGTGCCACGAACGGGTGTGCTGAAGGCTGCCCAGTCGCTTGATCAGGTTGGGTTTTTCGCCCGCAGTGTCGAGGACGTCGCTCTGGCCGCGACGGTGATGGGGCCGGATGGTCAGGATCGCGACTGTGGATTGAATCCGGGACCATTGCTGGACACGGCGTTGTCAGCGCCGCCGGTTACCCCCGACATTGCGATGGTCCATACGCCATTCAGTGAGCGTCTTGAACCGGCAACAACCGAGGGGTTTGCAGAGCTGGTCGATCTGCTCGGTGAGCATGGTACTGAGGCGGCCCTGCCGGATTTATTCGGTCGGAGCGCGGGATGGCTCGCAACCATCATGGCCAGTGAGATGACGCGGAATCTCGGCCATTACGCTGAGCGCGATACGGATCAACTGAGTGATGCGTTCGGTGCATTAATGGACCAGGGCCGCAGCATCGCAGCAGTCGATTACCTCGCAGCTCGGGATATGCAACCGGTGCTGCGCGAGGCCCTCGATCCTCTGTTTGAGCGTTTTGACGCGATCATTACCCCGGCGGCGCCGGGCGAGGCCCCCGCCGATCTGAGCACGACGGGTGATCCGATCTTCTGCTCGCTCTGGAGCTTGTGTGGGCTCCCAGCGATTACGCTGCCGCTTTTGACAGGCCCCAACGATATGCCGGTGGGTATTCAGTTGGTCGGTGCTTATGGACAGGATGCACGGTTATTGAGAACGGCACGCTGGCTGCTGTTGCAGTGCAGCCCGGATGAGGAGACAGGCCCATGA
- a CDS encoding CoA-acylating methylmalonate-semialdehyde dehydrogenase, whose protein sequence is MATASQDATATGEIGHFINGEAAAGATGGRTHPIYNPATGARTHSVALASVDEVEHAIAHATAAQIAWGATPPLRRARVMFRFKELIERHHDRLAECITREHGKTFSDARGEVVRGLEVVEFACGIPHLIKGEHSPNVGTDVDSHSMQQPVGVCAGITPFNFPVMVPLWMAPVALACGNSFILKPSEKDPSASMLLAELLKEAGLPDGVLNVVNGDKEAVDVLLTDPRVGAISFVGSTPIAQYIYSTGSAHGKRVQALGGAKNHAVVMPDADMEQTVDALMGAAYGSAGERCMAISVAVPVGEETADRLVAGLEARLKTLTIGDGLSKPEPEMGPLVTREHRDKVASYLDIGTAEGAELVVDGRRGDFPGDDTSDGFFIGGSLFDRVRPGMRVHSEEIFGPVLSVVRAADFEAALGVVNGHEYANGTAIFTRDGDAARTYSERVEVGMVGVNVPIPVPMAFHSFGGWKQSRFGILHAHGPDAVRFYTQMKTVTSRWPKGVRDGGSQFVMPTM, encoded by the coding sequence ATGGCCACCGCATCCCAGGACGCCACCGCCACCGGCGAGATCGGCCACTTCATCAACGGCGAAGCCGCCGCCGGTGCCACCGGCGGCCGCACTCACCCCATCTACAACCCTGCGACAGGGGCGCGGACTCATTCGGTCGCGCTCGCCTCGGTCGATGAGGTGGAGCATGCCATCGCCCATGCCACCGCCGCGCAGATCGCGTGGGGGGCCACGCCCCCGCTGCGTCGGGCGCGGGTCATGTTCCGCTTCAAGGAACTGATCGAGCGTCACCACGACCGGCTGGCCGAGTGCATCACCCGCGAGCACGGCAAGACCTTCTCCGACGCCAGGGGTGAGGTGGTCCGCGGCCTGGAGGTCGTCGAGTTCGCCTGCGGCATTCCGCATCTGATCAAAGGTGAGCACTCGCCCAACGTCGGCACCGACGTGGACAGCCACTCCATGCAACAGCCCGTGGGCGTGTGTGCCGGCATCACGCCGTTCAACTTCCCCGTCATGGTGCCGCTGTGGATGGCGCCCGTGGCGCTCGCCTGCGGGAATAGTTTTATCCTCAAGCCCTCGGAGAAGGATCCGTCGGCGAGCATGCTGCTGGCGGAACTACTCAAGGAGGCCGGCCTGCCCGATGGCGTGTTGAACGTCGTCAACGGTGATAAGGAGGCCGTCGATGTCCTGCTGACCGATCCGCGGGTTGGCGCCATCAGCTTCGTGGGCTCCACGCCGATCGCCCAATATATCTATTCCACCGGATCGGCCCACGGCAAGCGCGTCCAGGCCCTCGGGGGCGCCAAGAATCATGCCGTGGTCATGCCCGATGCCGACATGGAGCAGACCGTGGACGCCCTCATGGGCGCCGCCTACGGCTCGGCCGGTGAGCGCTGCATGGCGATCTCGGTCGCCGTTCCAGTCGGCGAAGAGACCGCCGATCGCTTGGTGGCGGGTCTGGAGGCCCGTCTCAAGACCCTCACCATCGGCGACGGCCTCAGCAAGCCCGAGCCCGAAATGGGCCCGCTGGTCACCCGCGAGCACCGCGACAAAGTCGCCAGCTATCTCGATATCGGCACTGCCGAAGGGGCTGAGCTTGTCGTTGATGGCCGGCGGGGCGATTTCCCGGGAGACGATACAAGCGACGGGTTCTTCATCGGCGGCTCTCTGTTCGATCGCGTCCGCCCGGGCATGCGTGTACACAGCGAAGAGATTTTCGGCCCTGTCCTCAGCGTGGTCCGCGCCGCCGACTTCGAAGCGGCCCTCGGCGTCGTCAATGGCCACGAATACGCCAACGGCACGGCCATTTTCACCCGCGATGGCGATGCCGCCCGCACCTATAGCGAGCGCGTCGAAGTGGGCATGGTCGGCGTTAACGTCCCAATCCCAGTGCCGATGGCCTTCCACAGCTTCGGTGGCTGGAAGCAGTCGCGCTTTGGCATCCTCCACGCCCATGGGCCGGACGCGGTCCGCTTCTACACCCAGATGAAGACCGTCACCAGCCGCTGGCCGAAGGGCGTGCGCGACGGCGGGAGCCAGTTCGTGATGCCAACGATGTAA
- a CDS encoding TRAP transporter substrate-binding protein, with protein sequence MDHVNANAAEPDGSRRKFLKSSLSAAGGIAAGTAVVGAPYVHAQSPIVLKMQTAWGGGNIWNDFAQEYVDRVHSMSGGRIQIDLLPAGAIVGAFQVIDAVSDGIIDIGHEVPVYWYGKNNAASLFGTGPVWGGDANNMMAWWYAGGGKELYRELTQDIMGLNVVGQFGFPMPSQPFGWFKNSDVTSVEDIQGLKYRTVGLAADLLNEMGMSVAQLPGGEIVPAMERGVIDAFEFNNPSSDSDFGAQDVAKNYYLGSYHQASESFEWLFNRDMLESLDDDLQAILLHAVEAASTSNTASALDRYSADLETMQTESGVTVHRTSDEILEAQLEAWSTLIPRLEEDDFMRRVMESQKAWVERTVFYELMNQPDLQLAYEHFFPGRLNM encoded by the coding sequence GTGGATCATGTCAATGCAAACGCGGCAGAGCCGGATGGTTCGCGCCGGAAATTTCTGAAGAGCAGCCTCTCTGCGGCCGGCGGCATCGCTGCGGGCACGGCAGTCGTCGGTGCACCGTATGTGCACGCCCAGTCGCCAATCGTGCTGAAAATGCAGACGGCCTGGGGCGGCGGCAATATCTGGAACGATTTTGCCCAAGAATACGTGGATCGCGTGCACAGCATGTCGGGCGGGCGGATACAGATTGATCTGCTTCCGGCTGGCGCCATCGTGGGGGCCTTTCAGGTCATTGACGCAGTCAGCGACGGGATCATCGATATCGGCCATGAAGTGCCGGTCTACTGGTATGGCAAAAATAACGCCGCTTCGCTGTTCGGCACTGGTCCGGTCTGGGGTGGCGATGCGAACAACATGATGGCGTGGTGGTATGCCGGCGGCGGCAAAGAGCTGTACCGCGAGCTCACCCAGGACATCATGGGTCTGAACGTGGTCGGTCAATTTGGTTTTCCGATGCCATCCCAGCCATTTGGTTGGTTCAAAAACAGTGATGTCACCTCGGTCGAGGACATCCAGGGTCTGAAGTACCGGACCGTGGGTCTTGCCGCTGATCTGCTCAATGAGATGGGCATGTCAGTTGCTCAGCTCCCCGGCGGCGAGATTGTGCCAGCGATGGAGCGGGGCGTTATCGACGCCTTCGAATTCAACAACCCGTCGTCCGATAGTGATTTCGGTGCGCAGGATGTCGCTAAAAACTATTATCTGGGCTCTTACCATCAGGCCAGTGAGTCCTTTGAGTGGCTGTTCAACCGCGACATGCTCGAGAGCCTGGACGACGACCTGCAGGCGATCCTTCTGCATGCGGTCGAGGCGGCCTCAACGTCGAACACGGCCAGCGCGCTGGATCGGTACTCAGCCGACCTTGAGACGATGCAGACCGAGTCTGGTGTGACCGTACATCGGACTTCCGACGAAATCCTGGAAGCACAGCTGGAGGCCTGGAGCACACTCATTCCGAGGCTGGAAGAAGACGACTTCATGCGCCGTGTCATGGAAAGTCAGAAAGCCTGGGTTGAGCGGACCGTATTCTATGAGCTCATGAACCAGCCGGATCTGCAGCTCGCCTACGAGCACTTCTTCCCCGGCCGGCTCAACATGTAA